Below is a window of Zymoseptoria tritici IPO323 chromosome 9, whole genome shotgun sequence DNA.
AGTAGTCTCGAAGTTCGCGATATTCAGCGTGGTCAAGTGGTGCCAAGTGGTCCTACCTACGACACTCGAGAGCAGGAGCGCGTCGGGATGGTCGGTGTGTTCCGGTAGGTCAAGGCGGAGCCATCTCAAGCCGGAGGCGGCACTCAGTAACGAAGTCAGATTATCGGATTCATGGATGTCCGCTAGAACGTCCTCGAATGCCTCGAGGTCCAAGGTATAGTTGTCACCAACCACAGGCACCGAGAACTCCCACGTGAGCTCTTCGAGATTCTCAAAAAAGTCACGCAGCTTCTTGTCATATCCAGCCAAATCTTCTCGCGTGAACACAAAGTGCGACACGCACCCAAGGTTCAACACTCGGGGCTTGAAGCCAACGTCGTATGCGGCGAGCACCAAGTCCCCAAACACGTACACTCCAGAGTCGTACTCAGTGATATCGCCGAACGGCTGCAACATGCCCTTCTGAAATTCGATATTCTTCCCAGCAGTGGAAACCCGTATGTGGTGGGCCAAAGTGAGGTCCACGGAGTTTACGTTCGGACACTGCGTCAGGACGTTCCGGAAGCACTGAATCAGGGACCCATCGTCGTGAATAGTAACCGCTTCCTCAGCAAGCCGAACTGCGTGTGCGTAGCGGCCCTGGAGCTGCTCGTGAGTGAGAGCCGCTATTGCTCGCTCGGCTTCACTTTCTATCTCCTTAGCGGCGGCACTTATCGCATCGATGCTCTCTTTCGCAGGCAAGTGACGGTGCGTTTTGGTGATACGGTCCGCTGACTCTCGTAAGCGATCCTGAGTTGCAGGATCCAAGTAGAATTTTAGCCTTTTGCTCCACTCTTTGTACGTCGTCTTGTTTGGACGGTCACCTTGAATCCAGAGGTTTTGCACGGTTTTCGAGAAGACACGGTGAGCGGCAAGTCCTGTACAAGCTCGTAGGCTTTCGCGGTTCATGAACACGATTACCTCGGAGAACAGGTGCTCGTCGGCCACTCTCTGAATCTTACGCGACCCTGCCAAGCGAAGGGCCTTGATCTCCGGCGTGGTACAGAAGCGGCAGATAAGTGCGATGAGTTCATCCGGGAGATCGTCCATGTTGAGTGGCGTGGTTAGAATGTGCCAACGGTGCACAGCGTATTATTGCACGACGAGAGATACTGATGGTGTTTTgggagaaggcgaggtcAAGAACGAGTGCAAAGTCATAGGAGAGGAAGCAGCAGCACGGGTGCATGGACCAGCCACAAACTCTATTATATTGTAGCACAGGACGAGGATCTTTGTAGACCAGTAGAACTATCGATCGCCGTGCAAGCCATTGCAAACAGCGCGCTCGAAGCATATTCCACGGGCGGACTGATCTGGAGGAAACATAACTGGTAGCTCAGAAGATACACTCTGTCTATCTACTTCTATGCTTGTTCTTTGCATCATATGTCCACTTCATGCATGAGTGGTATCAATCCTTGTCCACCATCGCGAGCACTGATGTCAGTCTGCCCATTCTCAATCCCGCTCGTTATCATTCTTGATCGTCGTATCACGAGTTTCAGCTCGAGGAAGTCAGAGAACTCATTTTCTCTTGCTCCGGTCCGGCTTGCGCCTCGCACTTCGGTCGATTTGACTCAGTTCACTTATCTAGTCGAACCAGTACAAACGTCCTCGTGACGCAGCTTATTTATCAAGCTTAACGAGGACGTAAGGCAattccacatcctcctcagTCATATCCTCAGCGGTGATCTCGAAGATGACGTTCTTCTGGTGGTCAGGAATGGGCTTCCTGGAGATGTGCTCAACAAGCTTCGACAACCTGTTCATCATAGTCAGTAAGGGCTCAATCCGGTCAAACCAATGCCAAAACTCACTTCATCGGCAACCTCTCCTTGTTCTTGCTCGCCGGGTAGAAGCTCGCGTACAGCAAGCTGACACCGCTCGAAATCATGCTGATCTCGAGacccttcttcttgaagTCATCGATGAACTCCTGCAGGGTAACATCGTTACTCTCGAAGCGGTCCCACAGCTTGTCGATGGTGACATCTCCATCCGGACCCTTGTACGTTCCCTTCGGCGACGCGATCGGCTCGCTAAAGCCGAAGAACGGCAGAGCGAGGTTGACAAAGCCGTTCTTGTACTGCTCAATGTCGGTCTTTCCATCGACAATCTTGTATAGCTCCAGGATCACGAGACCAGTGACGAGAGCCGTCGTGGTGGCAATCGCAGGAATGATCTTGCCGGCGATGAACTTGGTCTTGTGGCGGTCGGCGGTGACGATCTTGTAGTTCTCCGCGCGGAGGTTGGATGCTGCGGTGATGAAGTCAATGTGGAAGTTGGTGTCGTCGTCCTTCTCGAACTCAACCGGCTCCAAGCGGAAGTCCCCGAGCGACTTCGGTGTAGGAAGCGAGCTGGCGATCTTGTTGAGCTGCTCGTTGTCGTCCATCTCGCCACCTTGAGCATTCGGGTCAGGCTCCTTGTCGTCGGCTTGAATCTTGACGCCCGGATCAGGCTTGAACTCGGGAACGTTCATGCTGTCGAGCACGGAGGTGATATGCTTGCGGTCTGTGTTGGGCTGCATGTGGTAGTTGAAGGCGTGAAGGtttgcggcggagaggacgaAAGAGTAGTGAGTAGGATTGTTGACGTCGAACTTGAGTGGGTCTGGTGCACGCTTGGGTCCTGACCAGAATGGCTGGCcagtggaggtggtggagtcTTTCGGGAAGTTGAACAACAACTGCTGGATGGCATTGTTGTATTGCTTCTCGAATTGCATACGGGCCCACTTGATGCAGTCGTCGAATGACTGTGGCTTGTCGGTGACAAGGTACTCGCGAAGAGTTTCCAACGTCTGCTTCTCGCTACCAGACTGCTTCAACTGCGTGCCAAGATAGTCTGGCTGGGAGATGTATGCGTTGGCAATCTCAGCAGGACCAGCAAAGGACGAGTGGAAGAGCTCCTTTGCCCAAGCGATTGTGTGCTCGATGCGGTTCGGGAAAGATCGGAGGGTGCACATCGGGAATGACTGCTCGGGCGGATCCTGAGAGCTAGAGTATGACTCCGTCTGGTTTGGAAGGACAACTTGGGTGTTGCCCTTCGTGCCAAGCGTGCCGCTGTCGAGAAGAGGCTTGCGGAAGAAGACGCACCGACGGTCAACATATGTCCGAGCATCGACGTTGTCGAGTGCGTTGGTTACACCATCAAGGCTCTCCCAGAAGGTCTCGTTAAAGATCGCCTCGGTCTCTTGGCCAACCTTGTCTTTCATCATTTCGATCTTGCCACTCAAATCCGGGTTCATCGCTTGCACTGCCGCGGAAGCAGCCTCACTCTTCAGCTTGCCAACGTCCTTTGCCCGGAAGAGGAACTGTCTGTTGAGGTTGCTCTTCTCGATTTGATCGTTATCCGTCACGCTGATCTTGCCATTTGGTCCAGTCGCAAGACCGATCATTGCCCAGTTTTTCAACATCTCACAGCCGATGGCGCCAGCGCCCACCAAGAATTGCTTGACATTGGAGAGCTTCTCTTGGTATTCCTTTCCGAACACAGCAATCTGCCCGTCGTAGCGAGTCCCCAATGGCTTGCAAAGCTCCTCACTACGCTTGGACGATGTTGGGATCGACTCAAGCGAGTCGAAGTAGAGCCACTGCTTGATGGGGTGAAACTTGCCCGACACGGACTTCAACACTTCCTGCGCAGCCAGACCACCGTAGAATGCCGCCATGGGTGACAAGTCGCCGCGAGCCTGGTATGCCAATTCCGTGATGACCTTCTCGTCCAGCTCCGGCTTGTCCTCCGACTTCTCGGCGATCTCCTTTGCCAGCTTGACCAGCTCCTGTGCATCGGCCTCATTGTGCGAGCGTGGCAGTTCTCCGTTGTGCTTCTCCGCAAATGCATGCAGAGCCTGGATGCCGGCATGCATCATACCAGGACGGTCGAACTTTGCAAAATCCGCAATCATCAACTCTGGCTTCTGCAGCTGCTTGCTGAGAGGCTCAAAGTTGATGATCTTTGGCATCTTGACTTGTGTGTAGAGTCCACCGCGCTTGTACTGTCCGAATGACGACACGTCCCCGATAGAAAATGTGTATGGTCCCTTGACTGTAATCTTGCGAGGTGTGCCATCGTTCAAACCCTCCATTCCCTCCACTTCTGTAAACGTGACAAAGTCTCCATCTTCCAAACCGTGGCGTGTCTCGTCCAATGCTGACACCAGACCATCTGTGTCGATGCCTGCCACGATTCCGCTGAGTGGGTTCTCTCCAGTAGGGTCGCCGCAAGTGAAGTTCTTTCCAAAGTCGGTGAAGATGGTGCCAAACAGGCCGAATGTGTCCGTGATGACAACAAAGATGCCGTTGTCGTGGCAGAAATCGGCGATCTTGATCTGGTCCCTGAGTGGCGTATCTGTAAGGACGACGACCTGATATTGCTTGAGGGATTGCAGATCGCTGGTGAGGTCCTTTGAGGGGTGGATCTTGACGGGTGTGTAGGGATTGAGCTCTGCCACGCGTGGCACTGTGACATCAGCTCTTGCCTTGCCGACATCCTCGGGGTGTAGGAAGAATTGTGATGACAGATCTTGAATCGCAGCTGGCTTGGGGTCAAACAGAGTCAGACTCTTGACACCTGCCAGAGCAATATTCTTTGCGATCTCCACTCCCAATCCGCGCAGTCCTGATACGAGGACGTGCGATGATCCCATCCGCTTCATCGCCTCGTGGCCCAAGACGTACAGCTGGCGGGAGTACAGCGACTCATCGATCTCGCCATTGCTGGCATCTTTGAGCTGCTCCAGCGTGGCGGCGGGTGTGTCGACGTCC
It encodes the following:
- a CDS encoding E1 ubiquitin-activating protein UBA1; the encoded protein is MAYGPPVGRRRMEGRFGNWFTADAWRPHREADDFRLRSNQSTRRVSELNHQNRHLKHSHTPRRLTIYRHPSTINNTVAISPSIPAGCPNAALTMKRKLSDSEDTTNSTELTNRKKSMTEANGNSSTAMDVDTPAATLEQLKDASNGEIDESLYSRQLYVLGHEAMKRMGSSHVLVSGLRGLGVEIAKNIALAGVKSLTLFDPKPAAIQDLSSQFFLHPEDVGKARADVTVPRVAELNPYTPVKIHPSKDLTSDLQSLKQYQVVVLTDTPLRDQIKIADFCHDNGIFVVITDTFGLFGTIFTDFGKNFTCGDPTGENPLSGIVAGIDTDGLVSALDETRHGLEDGDFVTFTEVEGMEGLNDGTPRKITVKGPYTFSIGDVSSFGQYKRGGLYTQVKMPKIINFEPLSKQLQKPELMIADFAKFDRPGMMHAGIQALHAFAEKHNGELPRSHNEADAQELVKLAKEIAEKSEDKPELDEKVITELAYQARGDLSPMAAFYGGLAAQEVLKSVSGKFHPIKQWLYFDSLESIPTSSKRSEELCKPLGTRYDGQIAVFGKEYQEKLSNVKQFLVGAGAIGCEMLKNWAMIGLATGPNGKISVTDNDQIEKSNLNRQFLFRAKDVGKLKSEAASAAVQAMNPDLSGKIEMMKDKVGQETEAIFNETFWESLDGVTNALDNVDARTYVDRRCVFFRKPLLDSGTLGTKGNTQVVLPNQTESYSSSQDPPEQSFPMCTLRSFPNRIEHTIAWAKELFHSSFAGPAEIANAYISQPDYLGTQLKQSGSEKQTLETLREYLVTDKPQSFDDCIKWARMQFEKQYNNAIQQLLFNFPKDSTTSTGQPFWSGPKRAPDPLKFDVNNPTHYSFVLSAANLHAFNYHMQPNTDRKHITSVLDSMNVPEFKPDPGVKIQADDKEPDPNAQGGEMDDNEQLNKIASSLPTPKSLGDFRLEPVEFEKDDDTNFHIDFITAASNLRAENYKIVTADRHKTKFIAGKIIPAIATTTALVTGLVILELYKIVDGKTDIEQYKNGFVNLALPFFGFSEPIASPKGTYKGPDGDVTIDKLWDRFESNDVTLQEFIDDFKKKGLEISMISSGVSLLYASFYPASKNKERLPMKLSKLVEHISRKPIPDHQKNVIFEITAEDMTEEDVELPYVLVKLDK